The genomic stretch CGGCGGTATTTGACCCGAAATCAAGTTACTATCCAAATTAAGAGTAGAAAGAACCGTCATTTTCCGGAGTTGCTCCGGTATGCCACCTGAAATCTGATTCCTAGACAAATCCAAGTCCGCTAGCCGGTACAATTGGGAAATGGACTCGGGAATAGATCCAGTGAGCTTGTTCCGGCTTAGTAGTGCCCGGCTCAGCATGCGGAGTTTCCCGAAATCGGCCGGAATCTTGCCGTAGATCTGGTTGTTGCTGAGGTCGAGGTGCATCAACCCGGAGAGTCCCACGATAGACGCCGGAATACTGCCGGAGATAGCGTTATCGGCGATGTTGAGGACCGTGAGCCGCTTGAGGTTCCCGATATCTTCCGGAATCTCCCCCGAAATCTTGTTTCCGATCAAGTCGAGGATCCGGAGCGAGGGCAGCGACGTCACGCACTTGGGTATCTCGCCGGAGATACCCTTCCAGTCGGCGACGATGAGCTGGGTGAGTCGGTCGAGCTTGCAGATCTCGGGCGAGATCGACCCGGTCATGTACCCGCACCGACCCGCTTTCACCAATATGGGGTCCTCTGACTCGCCACGGAAGTTGATGTCCGCAACTCGGCGAGTTGTCGGGTCGCAGCTCACGCCGTACCAGCCTGAGCAACAGTCCGTGCCCTTCCACGTGTTGAAGATGCCCAAGTACGGCTCCGTCAGCGCGGCCTTGAAGGCCAACAGAGCTGCCCGGTCTGACGGCGTACAGGAGTTAACGGCAGAGATAACGGCCAGCATTATAGTGAGTGACAACATAAACCAACCCATCTCTCCCAAATGTGAGAACTTTGCTTCAGTCTCTgtttgtagagagagagagagatggagggaATGGGAGATGGGGGGGTTGGGTTAGTTTAAATACATCCTTGTGGACGAAACTGCCCTTGGTTGATGGCACATgaagctattaaaaaataaaaaataaaaaattataagctaATTATTCACACCATAATTGTATTATGTTTAGTAGTAATTATTGGTactaattagaaaaaaaaaattattggtgcTATGAAAAGAGGTTATTAAATGTGGGTTTTGGTTAGGGTTGATCaaatgatccaaaaaaaaaaaaaaaaaaaagaaaaagaaaaacactaggatattttgaaaagtgtattttgtttactttgaatttttattttatgtgataTATGTAAATATAAGGCCATGTGTGGTTAGAAAAGGGCTggaaataaaattaagaaaatgtccctttataataattttccttaatgattattatttatttatatgcaaaggatattttcaaaacaatacCTACAACTTACAAGCTTTTTAATGTGTGGGATTCGTACTGTCGACACCATCTTGCATGCTGGTGCACCCAAGTCCCTACCATGATTTCACAATAAATCTGAGTTTCAATCAATGATGGAAAAGCATTGGAAAGCATTTCTTTGCCTGATTTAGTGAACAATTAAACAAGCTTTAATTGGGTATAATATCTTTGAAATAAAACTTTGTGCATTAGCCCCCTATTAGCTTTCTAATATCCAAGGAAAACAGTTTTCAAGTGAAAATAGTAATTCTAACTCTACTGAGTTGTTgggcagagaaaaaaaaaatgtttgctaAATCCTAAGATACccaatttacttttcaaaaaggTACAACTTATCAGCATTGTCTTGGATTTGCTATATCCAAAAGCGTAAGTAAATTccttaatttcatttttccaCACCACTTACATTTTTTAAGGCAAAATTATCTtatgaattttaatttctaatggTGGGGGCTTTACCATTAGAATTTTAATACGagccatttatttaaaataaataactcaaaacgcaacaacacataaaaaaaaaacggaataTAGTCCATAAGagataactcaatcggctgagattacacttaatgaagtggagattactagttcgaatccttcttctcttcttatgcaacatgtcaaaaaaaatcaaaaaaaaaaaacgaaatatAAAAACCGTGTAAGAGTGGCCATTGGGGTGACCCACAAAAATAGTTCGATCATTCTTACAAgttatgactatctttataaatcatttaataacTAAACAATATAAGACTTAATATttataactatctttataaatcacctATTTTATACATCTTCCTAATATAATATCAGAGTGGTACAATTAAAAATAATCGAATCACTCTTTTGACATAAGAAATGGTTCGACCACTCTAGCTAGGCTATGGACAACTGTGCGGCTCACCCTTCTCTGACCTATTTCTATGCACGCAGATTAAAGGCATTGCAGGTTATAATCAATCCGATAATTTCCAGCTCAAAGGGAGGGAGGGAGCCTATGGATGTCTAATCCATGCTTTTTTGAGCCAAGATTCACAAAATAGTATTGGGATACGACGAAATGCAGAAAAGTCTCATGATGCACTGAAACATAAAGATTTAATATCATTCATTATTATCTCTTCATCTACTTTACTTTTCAGTCATTCAATTTTCCCCATGACAAAATGCCATTTCCTTTCTCTGTCATTATCAGAAACGTGGAGGGAAATTCCAGAACAGTCTACAATGCCATCATCATTCATTCATTGGCCtccaccatctctctctctctctcaagagtCTTTTGGCATTTtagttaaaataattatttattctaagagtttaaattgaatataaaatgataaaatgttttattGAAATGTAGATAAATTATAGAAACATGATTGGACTCAAGGTGTCCTTACCTTTTTCAGAAAGCATTTTCATATCTTCTTGCTCTCTAAAATATCAATCTGGGATTCTCATTCTTTCTTGTCTTAtttataaaaagatataaaaattaGGTTCATCAGACAatccatatttatttatttacacaTGCATTGGCCTCATGTGGGTCCAAGTCACTTGGCAGTGACCACATCCAATAGGCTGTCAGTAGGCCTGGCCTTGGTTGGCTTGAATTTTTGAATGGGGTTCACTCTCTCTCACTTTTCTAGTACATTAGAGTCTCTTAGCCTTAGGTATTGGttggaaaatataatttttatatataaaaaaacttcttaaaaatatatatatatatatatatatatatatatatatatattattaaccGAAAAAAAAGGGtcttactcttttttttaaaaaaaaaaatagtaagtcGAGAAGatcaattgtggctatcctatCTGGGCATGACTATAGTAGCACCTACTCACTGGAAGCCGCACAAGAGACTCTCTCAAGTCCGATTGAGCCATAGCCTGATCCAATCTCACCAAGgcatcaatgaaaattcaaagtggctaatactaatcaagcaTATGTGAAGATTCTCCATTACGGAGATTCGAACTCACGTCATAGTACATGTCCTGACCACTTAAAAACTTCTTTGGGACATTGAACCACTactctataaaaaaataaaaaataaaaaataaaaaaagggtctTAAATCTGAATTCAGCTGCCCGTTATGGTGGAAGCAAGATGGACTATGATCCCACCCACCATAAGACACTTGCATGTGTGCCATGTGATAATGATGATATCAAAACTCACAGGCAAGAGAAACATGATTAAATTTAAGCCATTAATtggattttcttaatttttcttccCAAGATCATATCTTTGCCTGCATTGTGTATGATGAGCAATGGAGTGCGGGTGGGAGTAAGtcaaaatcatttataaagaacaagatatttctctttttatcaGTTTCCACATGAAATGATTGATCATGATGGCCCAATTCTCTATTAACTCTTCTTTTTCCCCCTCCTAAATAGTAATTATTTTTAATCCATATAATTTCATAATTGATTGTCActaatatttcaatttcatGCTTCAATAAATACTACATGGGATTGATAGGACTCTTGATAATAAGAAATTGGTCATGTCCATTTTTCATTTGTCAACCAAATAGTAggggatttttatttttatttttttatttttatctgtaAAAACCTATTTGCACTAAAAATATGTAGCAGAAAACAAACtctaaagaaaattatatatatatatataggagtatTTTCCAACCTACTTTTTTGCTCAAGTTGTACTACTTGAACTAAAGTTATACAAATTAGATCTACTTGTGGATAACTCTATGGTTCAGAccttgtgacttttttttttttaagttcattaaattgacatatgtccTTATACTATATAATTTTGGATGAGACGGctgaaagaaaaactttatctaAACCCAATAACAATATTTATAAGAgcaagtgagagagagaggatttcGCAGTCTAAATTCatagccataataataataataaccattattgtcatcaattatatatttatagtcGTATTTATTACCGTTATTTCATCAGATTATGATTAAATGTGTAACTAGATCTtctccaattagttatattgaaggagtattttagtcttttactttttgaagagataaaaatatctcaatataactaactggatattatcaagtttaaatgaaatggaaaggatcctaaTTCCATAAATGTGAGGACTATGATAGGCATCCGAAAGAGATAAACTTCAAGAAAcatcattccaaaaaaaaaatcttagaagAGGCACCTACGCATTTTAGCAATTCAAACAGAAAATACACTAGGCTCATCTACTTGAAGAGGAAACGAGCGGTCTAAAGACTAAAACCTGCCCGAAAAGTAaaactatattaaaaaaaaaaaaaaatcatatgtatttttcaaattgctAAATTACTGAAATATCCTTCAGAAAGAATCAACATATTTAGAGCACCGGACTTTTGTAGGTGTTTATTTAAGATGGAGGAGCAGTGAGGCTTGACCGACAAAATGGTCAAAGCTGATGAGGAAACATGGGGTTGTGTCGTCTTCATTAGAACATCATTCAAAGTCCTCACGTGGAAGGCTCGTAACCTCTCATGTGTGTCCCTAATTTCCTATTATGGTTTTGTGGATTTTGTACACTGGACTTTaactaaaaaactaattaattctaACAATAAAATGGTTCAACCTTTTACATGTCGGTGGACACCATTGGCAGAGCTATCTCTTTCCATAAAcatatagagtttttattattgcgtcttttttttttttgtttccatgtATTAAACAGAAAAAATCTCATCTTATTGAAAGAGAAAAGGATCCCTTAACTACAAAGAGAAGGAATTAATGTTGTTAAGAGATGTTTAAAGCTTGCATTCTATGTCATGTGCATACTAAATACAAGTTAGAGTGTCATATCAATAATTTGGGATGCATCCCGGCCGCAACTTATATCTTGTGTTCATAGACACATAATACAAACTAATGTCAATGCTAAATATAAGTCCTcgctcactttctctctctcaactaCTGAAGGAATTGGTGTTtaagagttgagagagagagagagatgtttaTGAGTTGTGTCCCGTGTCTTTTGGGCACTAAACTCAAACTAAGGTGTTTCATCAATAGTTTGGGACGCATCACACCTCCAGCTTGTGTCGTATGCACATAGTCACCAGACACAAACCAAAGCCATCCCAAATATaagtcatctctctctctctctctctctctctctctctctttaaatttttttgtgtggcattttttttcatctttttaatgaggccatgcatcatgcatgaatCGTGATTCATCTATCTGATTTGGATATTCCATATAAGATTCTGAACTGGGCCAATTTCACTTTGGGCAAACAACTTGGATCCCCAGCCTAGTAGGAGATGGTGTTGACCACTATTGGATATAGAAAGAATGCCAAAGCCTGAAATGGAGAAATCAAAATATACTAATCCATATGCAAATTTTCCCATCCACCAATTTCTAACATGTTTTCAAGAGTTAACCATgtcaacaacaaaaaaggaCTCATTCTGCAACATATTTTCAGGCTTTTCAACATCTTATAATCACAAACCCGAGCCAGAAAGAATCGAAATAAATACTTAAGCTTCCTGTCTGTGATGGATGAACACTACATTAACTCGTTGAAGTTCAGCTTGCCAATAAATATGAACTCTGCTACCATTGAATTAAGCAAAAATATCCTCAGTAATAAATGATTGTTCTGTATCCACACAATTTTCAGGTGGTACTTGAATTTGTTCGTAGTTTAGCTGTCTGGAAGCTTCATACAAGGCGATGCCCACACTTACAGAGAGATTTAGACATCTAACATAAGTTTCAACCATTGGAATCCGAATGGTCCCGCCGCCAAATGCTTCACTTTTGCAGTCTAGCAGAGCTTCAGGTGGTAGGCCACAAGTTTCTGACCCAAATATGAGATAGTCGCCTCTTCTGTAGGAAAAATCCTGCAAAAATAGAATCAATGATGGTCAACCCAAAAGACATTTCATTAACTATGATGATGGACCTGTATACAGGCAGATTCGAATAAGAAAAcgaaatataaacaaaaaacaaacataataatgaaatcttaaaattttcaCCAGAATGGAGCGTTTGTTGTtcgttaataaaaaataaaggttagAACAACAGATTGACGCAATGAGTATTTACAAATACACAAAGGTATAAATAAAGCAAACTAGAAAGAGGAAGGATGGGGCAACTTACTGAATGGATTGCTGTTCCTCTCTTGGTGAATGCAAGCAACCGCTTTTCCCCATCCTGTATCAAATGACAGAAAACGGATGGAGTCAAAGAAAAAGCAAGAGAATGGTTTTAGAAATCAGCTTTCGGAACCAAAAGGAACCTGTTGCCTGAAATAGTCTCGAAACTCCATCCACGAGTCATGAACTTTAACAACCACATATCTAACAATGAACGTTAATTGTTGAAAACAGGTAATCATTAAGGACATTGATGATACAaaatatgataatataattatgaaaatcAGCTGGGGAAAATCTGTCTGAAgccatgatttttttaaattcaaaactacAGAGTCTGGCTTTGGCATGAAAGGCAAGAATGAAAGGTAGAAAAATGCGCTTAATACTACTTTTTAACcttgaggcaaaaaaaaaaaaaaaaaagagatggtttTGCATCTTTAGTTCCCATATCAAGTACCGGTTCTTCAACATACTACAAGTGAATTTATATATGACAGAAAGAGTAGCAGAAGTAAAGAAAATTCATGGCAGATATGCTTGGATACGGCCAGTAATCCAACCCCGCACGCTTTAATTTTGCATCATCCACCTGAAATCCTAATggctgaaaaagaaaagaagcatgTTAATCATTGAGAGCCAATAGCAACTTTTACCATGAAGGGACAGTATAGGACAATTCAAACATCCTGCTTATACAAACCAAAAATACTAAAGATAATAATCAAACACAAACTGGCAAGATCTACCCCAACTAGGTGTAGTCCAACAGCTGATGCAGCACATGTTCTGGCAATGCAACCTGTGTTTCCAGGAATCTGCGAAGGACAATAGAAATCTCAGAGCCTGCCTTAAGAAATTGAGGTAGTCTGCAactcaaaagagaaaacatggaGAAATTATGATTTTGGAGTCACCAAATTCTGGAAGACCCAAAGTATTATCCATATTTAGAAAGATTAATAAGAGGCGGAAAGGTATAAAGTGAAGCACCATGgtcaatttaaactttaattatctaacaaaaaataaaggtaaaatattattatataaggaAACTCTTGCACATAAAAACACTTGTGTCAGCCAAgttgataaataaataacaaactaaaaataatgcAAATTCAGACTAAGAACTATCAAAGACCAGTTAGTCATACATGCAAACAATGCAAATCCAGTTGCATTGATACCCGATTTTATCAGGGTTAACatattgttttcaatttcatacCAATTCCTGTCTCATTACAAGAAGCATGGATTCACTCCTTAGTATTCTACAAAATGCAAGAAGTGAAAAAAAGAGTCTGTCATCactcatataaattttttatgatgaataataattttattgaaagagaAGGGCTAAGTCCTCGTAAACGAATAGCATACAAGAAAGCCAATCACCCTATAGGCTTCTACaatatacaaaaattaatcaGATCTACCAGATCCGATGAGGAAAAGTTAGGAATATATACATGTCACACATATAAATACCGTAAGAAGGTAGCATTTAAATCACAAATAGACAAGTCAACTTCGTCAAAAGTCAGGCCATTATGAGTTTATTATGGAAACGAACATAAAGGGGGTGTTTCACCAAACACAGCCAAGTCTACCACACCGGCTACAAATATGAGTTGATTACAGATAACCCAAGACACTCAAAACAACTTAATCGACATAAAATTccaaataatgaataaaaatgctGCTTACACATGACACATTGTAAATTAATGTGAAAGAGCCCTTAAGCCTATATGACAAGATTTAACCTCAAATTGGTGACACATAGATAAGCTCAAGCTCTACATGTCCTCCCCCTCTACTTTAACCCCAGCCCCATCCAGCAAACTAAAGAAGTCAGTCTCCAACAATGCCCAGCTTTCATTCTTTTAAAACCCTTGCAAAGCTTGG from Corylus avellana chromosome ca1, CavTom2PMs-1.0 encodes the following:
- the LOC132185527 gene encoding DNA damage-repair/toleration protein DRT100, which translates into the protein MGWFMLSLTIMLAVISAVNSCTPSDRAALLAFKAALTEPYLGIFNTWKGTDCCSGWYGVSCDPTTRRVADINFRGESEDPILVKAGRCGYMTGSISPEICKLDRLTQLIVADWKGISGEIPKCVTSLPSLRILDLIGNKISGEIPEDIGNLKRLTVLNIADNAISGSIPASIVGLSGLMHLDLSNNQIYGKIPADFGKLRMLSRALLSRNKLTGSIPESISQLYRLADLDLSRNQISGGIPEQLRKMTVLSTLNLDSNLISGQIPPSLLSNSGMGILNLSRNSIEGNIPDVFGSNSYFMALDLSYNNLKGSIPGSLSSAKYIGHLDLSHNHLCGSIPLGSPFDHLEASSFSNNDCLCGNPLRTC
- the LOC132192319 gene encoding uncharacterized protein LOC132192319 — encoded protein: MDASGLKTLNAITSFHFRSKAPLFRSPHFAQFKHKLHLSLSSPRFSLLCPVAERSEESSLPLPLPRGAGEALSEEVSRRKLLQVVLVSPQIPGNTGCIARTCAASAVGLHLVGPLGFQVDDAKLKRAGLDYWPYVVVKVHDSWMEFRDYFRQQDGEKRLLAFTKRGTAIHSDFSYRRGDYLIFGSETCGLPPEALLDCKSEAFGGGTIRIPMVETYVRCLNLSVSVGIALYEASRQLNYEQIQVPPENCVDTEQSFITEDIFA